Proteins from a single region of Desulfuribacillus stibiiarsenatis:
- a CDS encoding CBO0543 family protein codes for MHIGTAIIAIIATWYYGDWQNWQKYHTTLLFVVLGDLLYNTMTANYFLWQYQVDDFLAHYSFTKLLYTFIVLPCSVLIFLYNFPLSWKGKILRTLKWVFIYGVWEYGFYITGRIEYQHGWNIGWSIAFLLVMFPLIRLHQTRPILTYALSSLVVVLVIWWFDVPIHLPIELRPNY; via the coding sequence ATGCACATAGGTACAGCAATTATTGCAATTATCGCAACGTGGTATTATGGGGACTGGCAGAATTGGCAGAAGTATCATACGACTTTGCTTTTTGTTGTTCTCGGTGATTTGCTTTACAACACAATGACTGCGAACTATTTTCTCTGGCAATATCAAGTGGATGATTTCCTAGCTCATTATTCATTCACTAAGTTACTGTATACATTCATTGTGTTGCCTTGTTCAGTATTGATTTTTTTATATAATTTTCCACTGAGTTGGAAGGGGAAAATCCTACGCACACTAAAATGGGTCTTCATTTACGGTGTTTGGGAATATGGTTTTTACATTACTGGAAGAATTGAATATCAACATGGATGGAACATTGGTTGGTCGATTGCGTTTTTATTAGTGATGTTCCCGTTAATACGGCTACACCAAACGCGCCCGATCTTGACCTATGCACTATCTAGTCTAGTTGTCGTTCTAGTAATTTGGTGGTTCGACGTTCCAATCCACTTACCAATAGAACTTAGGCCTAATTACTAA
- a CDS encoding histidine kinase dimerization/phospho-acceptor domain-containing protein translates to MKNTAQHERKKLYTCEPILQLQHDMRTPLNVILGYAQLLGCDRTMNLTDAQINKIQGIITACRKLNGILDESISTCVHGTAREIENPEVGEPGEKD, encoded by the coding sequence ATGAAGAACACAGCACAGCATGAAAGAAAAAAGTTATATACCTGTGAACCTATCCTACAACTTCAGCACGACATGCGCACCCCTTTAAATGTGATACTCGGATACGCACAGTTACTAGGATGTGATCGAACAATGAACCTGACGGACGCTCAAATCAATAAGATTCAGGGTATTATTACAGCTTGTCGAAAGCTTAATGGAATTCTGGATGAGTCCATTAGTACATGTGTACATGGAACAGCAAGAGAGATAGAAAATCCGGAAGTAGGTGAGCCTGGTGAAAAGGATTAG
- a CDS encoding LytR/AlgR family response regulator transcription factor, whose product MKRISAVIAEDCNESRDILKQFLEMDSDLDIIGEANNGEELLELLFNRRPMVAFVDIDMPKMTGFDAVAMASKISPQLQVILITGHKDYAIKAFEINATDFLVKPIERSRLLVSLQRIKENAKKARISEVQEKKDKIILKSEKSIFMIPYQDIICIERIGRKSEVWTKERKIDTVENFTELMSNLPNRFFQTHRSFIVNLDYLYKITKSGDTNIGYLKHIDKTIHISKNKIMELQKYHENI is encoded by the coding sequence GTGAAAAGGATTAGTGCAGTAATTGCTGAGGACTGTAATGAATCGAGAGATATACTGAAACAATTTTTAGAAATGGATTCCGATTTAGACATCATCGGTGAAGCCAATAATGGTGAAGAATTATTAGAGTTACTTTTCAACAGACGGCCAATGGTTGCATTTGTTGATATAGATATGCCGAAAATGACAGGATTTGATGCGGTTGCTATGGCGAGCAAGATTTCTCCACAGTTACAGGTCATATTAATCACTGGACATAAAGACTATGCCATTAAAGCTTTTGAAATTAACGCTACAGATTTTTTAGTGAAACCCATTGAGAGATCTAGATTACTAGTGTCGTTACAAAGGATAAAGGAAAATGCAAAAAAAGCAAGGATTAGTGAAGTTCAGGAGAAAAAAGATAAAATCATATTAAAGTCTGAAAAATCAATATTCATGATACCGTATCAAGACATTATTTGCATTGAAAGAATTGGTAGAAAGAGTGAGGTATGGACGAAAGAGAGAAAGATTGATACGGTAGAGAATTTTACTGAGCTAATGAGTAATCTTCCAAATCGTTTTTTTCAGACACATCGCTCCTTTATTGTAAACTTAGACTACCTGTACAAAATTACAAAGTCGGGTGACACTAATATCGGATATCTAAAACACATTGATAAAACTATTCATATATCTAAAAATAAAATCATGGAATTGCAAAAATATCATGAAAATATTTAA
- a CDS encoding HAMP domain-containing histidine kinase, which translates to MARAVSDYNFMLSNGLLFSRIISNAGLLLTAPTISLIIYFIIAETSSKHLLILGVKRFVQAHYYWAFIVFINTFALTDKNIQLLFVAHFLVHILVAIILIVVVKYLNNFYLKELLSPFSYGILAYTFIEIFAYQRLSEYLIAIMSSIVFTLFLVFAVLMAYERTNRDYKNFLSKFFVDNSLNLYSTEFMHEIKNNLGVIKGFSDLINRSCKTIEVAGVNHIPLFVQEINTAVDNMDGFIKEFKDYANTKENNLREEDIRQLIEKVYYQFYNRGNVRITINSDTKIFAWVNRFFLKQILFNIIKNAAEEAGRQDLSFCEINFSLYYRERYTYIDIFDSCNQIKKEYAEDILKIFKSSKEDGFRIGLVASKKLAIYQFGNLTIEEVNGNNIIRLIFRRSDIGEMEIENIHNGR; encoded by the coding sequence ATGGCAAGAGCCGTTTCAGATTATAACTTTATGCTTTCAAATGGTCTTTTGTTTTCAAGAATCATTAGTAATGCGGGGCTTCTTCTTACTGCACCGACGATCTCATTAATTATATATTTTATTATTGCTGAAACTTCAAGTAAACATTTGTTGATTTTAGGTGTCAAGAGATTTGTACAAGCTCATTATTATTGGGCTTTTATAGTATTTATAAATACGTTTGCATTAACCGATAAGAACATACAATTATTATTTGTTGCTCATTTTTTAGTACATATATTGGTGGCGATTATACTAATAGTAGTCGTTAAATACCTGAATAATTTCTATTTAAAAGAACTGCTTAGTCCTTTTTCATATGGTATTCTCGCATATACATTCATAGAGATATTCGCTTATCAGAGACTATCTGAATATCTCATAGCGATTATGTCTAGCATTGTTTTCACGTTATTTTTAGTGTTTGCAGTATTGATGGCATATGAGCGAACGAATAGAGATTATAAGAATTTTCTATCCAAATTTTTCGTAGATAACTCTTTAAACCTTTATTCTACAGAGTTTATGCATGAGATAAAGAATAATTTAGGTGTGATTAAAGGCTTTAGTGATTTAATTAATAGATCATGTAAAACAATAGAGGTAGCGGGTGTGAATCATATTCCGTTGTTTGTTCAAGAGATCAATACAGCAGTAGATAATATGGATGGTTTTATTAAGGAATTTAAAGATTATGCGAATACAAAGGAGAATAATCTCAGAGAAGAGGACATAAGGCAACTGATTGAAAAGGTATATTACCAATTTTACAACAGAGGAAACGTAAGAATTACTATTAACAGCGATACGAAAATATTCGCTTGGGTGAATCGATTTTTTCTAAAGCAGATTCTGTTTAATATTATAAAGAATGCTGCAGAAGAAGCCGGGCGTCAGGATCTTTCGTTTTGTGAGATCAATTTTAGTCTCTACTACAGAGAACGCTATACATATATTGATATTTTTGACTCATGTAACCAAATAAAAAAAGAATATGCAGAAGATATATTGAAAATTTTTAAATCATCAAAAGAGGATGGTTTTCGGATTGGGCTTGTTGCAAGTAAGAAACTTGCTATCTATCAATTTGGAAATTTAACAATTGAAGAAGTAAATGGGAACAACATTATCAGGCTTATTTTTAGAAGATCCGATATAGGAGAGATGGAAATTGAAAATATACACAATGGACGATAA
- a CDS encoding response regulator produces the protein MKIYTMDDNKQINFLYKSLFMEEYEITTFDNIGDFMRKISLVLPEVVILDLNFQGKSIGYDIAVKVREISKTVSIIIISSFIDHHIIKKFMSLNIYEFLSKPIDLRRLDAIIHEIANATDAYCELAKRLYTNRLCILEDTNQMRLLYGYQFSEFQLSLCKHFDELKKLQDKHEVNTIILDYKLADNENFDDVLDYTRKYYQNAKIILISGSIMNLRLDQKYRDVIQYFFEKPVDCFDTIKAAIRESNVRTLV, from the coding sequence TTGAAAATATACACAATGGACGATAATAAGCAGATTAACTTTCTATATAAAAGCTTGTTTATGGAAGAATATGAAATCACAACATTTGATAATATAGGGGATTTCATGCGTAAGATTTCCTTAGTATTACCAGAAGTAGTCATACTGGATTTGAACTTTCAAGGGAAATCTATTGGATACGACATTGCAGTAAAAGTACGTGAAATCAGTAAAACTGTTTCTATAATCATTATATCGTCCTTCATCGACCATCACATTATTAAGAAGTTTATGTCACTAAATATTTATGAATTCCTAAGTAAACCAATTGACCTTCGGCGTCTTGACGCGATTATTCATGAGATAGCCAATGCTACAGATGCTTATTGCGAATTAGCAAAACGATTGTATACGAATCGATTGTGTATTTTAGAGGATACAAACCAAATGAGATTGCTTTACGGATATCAGTTTAGCGAGTTTCAATTAAGTTTATGTAAACATTTTGATGAGTTGAAAAAGCTACAGGACAAGCATGAAGTAAACACTATTATATTAGATTATAAGCTAGCAGATAATGAGAATTTCGATGATGTACTAGATTATACAAGGAAATACTATCAAAATGCGAAGATTATCTTGATTTCTGGAAGCATCATGAATCTAAGGTTAGATCAAAAATACAGAGATGTAATACAATATTTCTTTGAAAAGCCTGTTGATTGCTTTGATACAATTAAAGCAGCGATTCGCGAATCTAACGTAAGAACTCTTGTGTAG
- a CDS encoding DUF4276 family protein — translation MKRLNIIVEGQTEETFVRDLLAAHLGLHGIDVRARMVETSRRDGKIFRGGLASYEKLKRDLLNWMDEDKTAWYTTMIDFYALPKDFPGYHFINIYNNPYNLVKRIERAIAKDIRRPFFIPYIQLHEFEALILTDPLKFDVYFFKRQEQINNLKQMTIHFPSPEHINHGVATAPSKRIINEIPAYRYSKRTAGPMIAAEIGLPMIRQHCKHFDQWLHRLERIL, via the coding sequence ATGAAACGTTTGAATATCATCGTAGAAGGACAGACAGAAGAAACTTTCGTAAGGGATTTATTAGCCGCCCATTTAGGGCTACACGGCATTGATGTGCGCGCAAGGATGGTTGAGACTAGCCGGCGGGATGGGAAAATATTTCGCGGCGGGCTTGCAAGCTACGAAAAGTTAAAGCGCGATCTGTTGAACTGGATGGATGAAGACAAAACGGCTTGGTATACCACTATGATAGATTTTTACGCATTACCAAAGGACTTTCCTGGATACCATTTCATCAATATCTATAATAATCCGTATAATCTTGTCAAACGAATCGAACGGGCGATTGCTAAAGATATACGTCGACCCTTCTTCATTCCCTATATTCAGCTTCATGAATTTGAGGCGCTCATCTTAACTGATCCATTAAAATTTGACGTGTACTTCTTCAAACGACAAGAACAGATTAACAATCTTAAGCAAATGACGATACACTTCCCATCCCCTGAACATATTAACCATGGGGTAGCGACTGCCCCATCGAAACGGATTATCAACGAAATACCTGCCTATCGATATTCTAAGAGGACTGCTGGGCCAATGATTGCTGCTGAGATTGGTCTTCCCATGATACGTCAACACTGCAAACATTTTGACCAATGGTTACACCGACTGGAACGTATTCTTTAA
- a CDS encoding AAA family ATPase → MSLFTKYFQQRGWISILHQIEIKGYKSIRELQLELAPLTVLIGANGAGKSNLISFLQLIQMLTKRNLQQIVANCNGASHLLYFGNQKTSVLSSNLQFTQESGKIEYDFDLTCGLSDQLVFAKERISLNSGVHSLGTGHTETKLDSFSHEQIHPFLEYVNSWEFYRFHHAPDLSIVSKLHSIYLNEPSHYKRILHTLQQMLPFFDDFVWSDPSVFYWREKGSDMVFNTSHLSDGMVRMITLVTILLQPNPPALLCIDEPELGLHPYAINVLACIIKSLATETQLIISTQSITLLNHLEVEDVVVVDRKNGQSTFQRLQHQSLAKWLEDYTLGELWEKNIIGGRPSL, encoded by the coding sequence ATGTCGTTATTTACCAAGTATTTTCAGCAGAGGGGATGGATTTCTATTCTACACCAAATCGAGATTAAAGGGTACAAGTCAATTCGCGAACTACAACTCGAATTAGCACCTTTAACGGTATTAATTGGAGCAAACGGTGCTGGTAAATCAAATCTTATTTCATTTCTCCAATTGATTCAAATGCTAACAAAGAGGAATCTCCAGCAGATTGTAGCAAACTGTAACGGAGCCTCTCACTTATTATACTTCGGAAATCAGAAAACGAGTGTTTTATCAAGCAATCTTCAGTTTACTCAAGAATCTGGGAAAATTGAATATGACTTTGACTTAACTTGTGGCTTAAGTGATCAGCTTGTCTTTGCGAAAGAGCGTATTTCACTGAACTCGGGAGTACATAGCTTGGGAACTGGGCACACCGAAACAAAACTCGATTCGTTTAGTCATGAGCAGATACACCCCTTCCTTGAATACGTAAATAGTTGGGAGTTCTATCGTTTTCATCATGCACCCGATTTATCAATTGTATCAAAACTGCATTCTATTTATCTGAACGAACCTAGCCATTACAAAAGGATTCTCCATACATTGCAGCAAATGCTACCGTTTTTCGATGACTTTGTTTGGTCAGATCCATCTGTATTTTATTGGCGTGAAAAAGGTTCGGATATGGTGTTTAACACGAGTCATCTATCGGATGGCATGGTCCGCATGATTACATTAGTCACCATATTACTTCAACCGAATCCTCCTGCATTACTTTGCATTGACGAGCCGGAATTAGGACTACACCCCTATGCAATCAATGTACTAGCTTGCATTATAAAGAGTTTAGCCACAGAAACGCAGTTGATCATTTCTACACAGTCGATTACCTTATTAAACCATTTGGAAGTGGAAGATGTAGTCGTTGTCGATCGTAAAAATGGCCAATCGACATTCCAGCGGTTACAACATCAATCTTTAGCTAAGTGGCTTGAAGACTATACGTTAGGTGAGTTGTGGGAGAAAAACATCATAGGGGGTAGGCCTTCCTTATGA
- a CDS encoding DUF4349 domain-containing protein codes for MSEKMVFKRTNGLKVMLITLVLLITLVGCGNTKSSMESVANDAAQYPNSSPAMEPRDMKSEEYGESGSNLSNGSTELADQAERLVIKSGDISLYVDSTEKAFTDITTIVESSGGFIQDSHVWNSDRGMSANLQLRIPAKQLQQVVEQLEALGRVQSKRIGGQDVTEEFVDLESRLRNLNRQEQRYLELLEQAKNVEDILRIEKELNLVRGEIERITGRLIGLKDKISFATLHVNISEALKQGEVLPPSFSKAMQDAKQGIINSVHLLLQAITGAIVFIGYLIPFVPVIWIGYYIYRKRQKNNS; via the coding sequence TTGTCAGAAAAAATGGTATTCAAGCGTACGAATGGTTTAAAGGTCATGCTCATCACATTAGTATTACTCATCACACTCGTTGGATGTGGGAATACGAAGTCGAGTATGGAATCTGTAGCGAACGACGCAGCTCAATATCCGAATAGTAGTCCTGCGATGGAGCCGCGCGATATGAAAAGTGAAGAGTACGGTGAATCTGGCTCAAATCTATCAAACGGTAGTACAGAGTTAGCAGATCAAGCTGAGAGGCTAGTAATCAAAAGTGGTGATATCTCATTATATGTAGATAGCACAGAAAAGGCTTTTACAGATATTACAACGATTGTAGAATCAAGTGGTGGGTTTATTCAAGATTCTCACGTTTGGAATTCTGATCGTGGTATGTCAGCAAATCTTCAATTAAGAATTCCTGCGAAACAGCTGCAGCAGGTTGTAGAGCAGTTGGAAGCATTAGGTCGAGTGCAAAGCAAGCGCATTGGTGGGCAAGACGTAACGGAAGAATTCGTTGATTTAGAATCACGGTTACGTAACTTAAACAGACAGGAACAAAGGTATCTAGAATTATTAGAGCAAGCAAAGAACGTGGAAGATATATTACGTATTGAAAAAGAGCTAAATCTTGTTCGTGGGGAAATTGAACGCATTACGGGTCGATTGATTGGCCTCAAAGATAAAATCAGTTTCGCGACATTGCATGTGAATATTAGTGAAGCTCTGAAGCAAGGGGAAGTATTACCTCCTTCGTTCTCTAAGGCTATGCAGGACGCGAAACAGGGGATTATCAATTCCGTGCACTTGCTGCTCCAAGCTATTACGGGTGCGATTGTGTTTATTGGATATTTAATCCCATTCGTTCCAGTGATATGGATTGGATATTATATCTATCGCAAACGTCAGAAGAATAATAGCTAG
- a CDS encoding SIMPL domain-containing protein, protein MLFSHFSEPANAEVDGKSGIPVVNVGGVGEIFVEPDAAKISIGVVTTAKTAEQAQKDNAQAANRVMTALAAAGIDKKQIQTQNYSVYPQYDYSINRNGQAEIIGYQARNMLLVDVKSIDKLGAIIDKASQAGANEVNNVQFYSTKEEVLRSQALTAAVQDAAKKADVVAAALNKKVADVVSISTDSASVTPPVFYAPEMAKMAGDASTPIMTGEIVIRASVQAQFNMK, encoded by the coding sequence TTGCTGTTCTCGCATTTTAGCGAACCAGCCAACGCGGAAGTCGACGGTAAAAGTGGTATTCCTGTCGTGAATGTCGGAGGCGTCGGCGAAATCTTCGTGGAGCCTGATGCAGCAAAAATCTCCATTGGTGTCGTCACAACTGCAAAAACTGCCGAACAAGCACAAAAGGACAATGCACAAGCGGCAAATCGTGTGATGACTGCTTTGGCAGCCGCAGGCATTGATAAAAAGCAAATTCAAACTCAAAACTACAGCGTCTACCCTCAATACGATTATAGCATAAACCGTAATGGTCAGGCGGAAATAATTGGTTATCAAGCAAGAAACATGCTACTTGTCGATGTAAAAAGCATTGATAAGCTTGGAGCAATTATCGACAAAGCGAGTCAAGCAGGTGCCAATGAAGTGAACAACGTTCAGTTCTATTCGACGAAAGAAGAGGTATTACGCTCGCAAGCATTAACCGCAGCTGTACAAGATGCAGCAAAGAAAGCTGATGTAGTTGCTGCTGCCTTAAATAAAAAAGTAGCTGACGTCGTAAGCATATCAACAGATTCAGCTTCAGTAACCCCTCCAGTATTCTATGCACCAGAAATGGCAAAAATGGCTGGCGATGCTTCAACTCCGATTATGACTGGAGAAATAGTAATCCGCGCGTCCGTTCAAGCACAATTTAACATGAAGTAA
- a CDS encoding cell wall-active antibiotics response protein, whose protein sequence is MASMQRNFVPGLIVLGLGVLLLLKNLGFIEISIGQFFADFWPIILMIWGFQLLLRGKGNGFPFTGIILIAIGAILLGNKRGWYEIDLSSIFPFIWPVILILAGISLLRGPKSFGNSNVAFMGGFEKKKEQWKLEDGDFWAVMGGIELDVRKAILDKSEYQLNCTAIMGGIKITVPRDVTVICEGSAILGGVEIMGEGAGGIVATLKEKSIVAAGTSRATLRIYSRAIMGGIEIKAKGSE, encoded by the coding sequence ATGGCATCTATGCAAAGAAATTTTGTACCAGGGCTGATTGTATTAGGGTTAGGGGTATTGCTCCTGCTGAAGAACTTAGGATTTATAGAAATAAGTATTGGACAATTTTTTGCTGATTTTTGGCCTATAATTCTTATGATATGGGGATTTCAATTATTGCTTCGGGGTAAAGGGAATGGTTTCCCTTTTACAGGCATCATATTGATTGCCATTGGGGCTATTTTACTAGGAAATAAAAGAGGTTGGTATGAGATTGACTTATCATCGATATTTCCTTTTATTTGGCCCGTCATTCTAATTTTGGCGGGAATTAGCTTGCTGCGAGGACCTAAATCTTTTGGCAATAGTAATGTTGCATTCATGGGTGGATTTGAAAAGAAAAAAGAACAGTGGAAGCTGGAGGATGGAGATTTTTGGGCTGTAATGGGTGGCATCGAGTTAGACGTTCGAAAAGCGATTCTGGATAAGTCTGAATATCAATTAAACTGTACGGCTATCATGGGTGGCATCAAAATAACTGTACCAAGAGATGTTACGGTAATCTGTGAGGGAAGTGCAATTCTTGGTGGTGTAGAAATCATGGGAGAGGGTGCAGGTGGTATTGTTGCTACCTTGAAAGAAAAATCGATCGTTGCAGCGGGGACGAGTCGAGCAACTTTGAGGATATACAGCCGTGCTATTATGGGTGGTATTGAAATTAAGGCTAAGGGGTCGGAGTAA
- a CDS encoding DJ-1/PfpI family protein: MRIAFVLFHGMTMLDFIGFYDCVTRLKTMGFIKDLSWDTCALTPTVRDDRGIEMKIDKQNADLSEYDMIFIPGGMATRQLIHDETHIEWLKKARYVRYIVSVCTGSLLLGAADILRGKRATTHPNAYSLLESYDVVVNKKRIVFEDNIITAGGVAASIDLGLFICELLAGYDARSVIQKQMDYPYVYQGI; the protein is encoded by the coding sequence ATGAGAATTGCATTTGTGCTCTTTCATGGGATGACGATGCTTGATTTTATCGGTTTTTATGATTGTGTAACACGTCTCAAGACGATGGGTTTTATCAAGGATTTAAGTTGGGACACCTGCGCTTTAACACCAACGGTACGCGATGACCGGGGGATTGAGATGAAGATCGATAAACAGAATGCGGATTTAAGTGAATATGATATGATTTTTATACCAGGTGGTATGGCAACAAGGCAATTAATTCATGATGAAACTCATATCGAGTGGCTAAAAAAGGCAAGATATGTTCGATATATTGTATCTGTTTGTACTGGCTCGCTATTATTAGGGGCTGCTGATATCTTGCGAGGGAAAAGAGCAACAACGCACCCCAATGCATACAGCCTATTAGAATCTTACGATGTTGTCGTCAATAAAAAGCGGATTGTCTTTGAGGATAATATCATTACTGCGGGTGGGGTAGCAGCATCGATTGACTTAGGACTTTTTATATGCGAACTGCTTGCAGGGTACGATGCTCGTTCAGTAATACAAAAACAGATGGATTATCCTTATGTGTATCAAGGGATATAA
- the murB gene encoding UDP-N-acetylmuramate dehydrogenase — protein sequence MAKLTLEDLFERNVPLAEHCSYEIGGIADFFALPENVEELQILLEACQTSGVPYFLFGYGSNLLFPDNPQRGKAFISLKKMIDCQWDSTQKDQLFLSAGVPLSFLAIIGLLCNHSKLNFTHLLPGCIGSGIYINAKCYDDQMSGVIERVHYIDPFEKSPTIVTIDIESCEFAYKQSIFQGKPWIIVGADFKVSNMTESNVHRIRDLLTKYRESDSITKLYDFYQHFKMLFEFVAYEKQASAVNFIKIDEDRNAKKHFSFPSCGSVFKNNYGFGTPMGVIVDQLELKGKAYGGAMISPYHGNFIINYKDAKSEDVKYLIQLVQEKVHAAHGFVPEPEVVIVKS from the coding sequence TTGGCAAAACTTACATTAGAGGATTTATTTGAACGCAATGTGCCACTTGCTGAACATTGTTCCTATGAAATTGGTGGAATCGCTGACTTCTTTGCATTGCCAGAGAATGTCGAGGAGCTACAGATATTACTGGAAGCTTGTCAAACATCCGGGGTGCCATATTTTTTATTTGGCTATGGTTCGAATCTATTGTTCCCAGACAATCCGCAAAGAGGAAAAGCGTTTATTTCTTTGAAGAAAATGATTGACTGTCAATGGGATTCAACCCAAAAAGACCAATTGTTCCTATCAGCTGGTGTGCCTTTGTCGTTTTTGGCGATTATTGGTTTGTTATGCAACCATTCAAAGCTTAATTTTACACATCTATTGCCTGGATGCATCGGATCAGGCATTTACATCAATGCTAAGTGCTATGACGACCAAATGAGTGGAGTGATAGAGCGAGTTCATTACATTGACCCTTTTGAGAAAAGTCCAACGATTGTTACAATTGATATAGAAAGTTGCGAATTTGCTTATAAGCAATCGATTTTCCAAGGCAAACCATGGATTATTGTCGGAGCTGATTTCAAGGTTTCCAATATGACAGAGTCAAATGTCCACCGAATTCGAGATTTGCTCACGAAATATAGAGAGTCGGATTCGATTACGAAGCTATATGATTTCTATCAGCATTTTAAAATGTTGTTTGAATTTGTTGCTTACGAAAAACAAGCAAGTGCTGTGAATTTCATAAAGATTGATGAAGATCGTAATGCGAAGAAGCATTTCTCGTTTCCGTCCTGCGGGTCGGTATTTAAGAACAATTATGGATTTGGAACTCCGATGGGAGTCATTGTAGATCAGTTAGAACTAAAGGGTAAAGCCTATGGAGGGGCTATGATCTCCCCTTATCATGGGAATTTTATAATTAACTATAAAGATGCAAAATCGGAAGATGTAAAGTATCTAATTCAACTTGTACAAGAGAAAGTTCATGCAGCCCATGGCTTTGTACCAGAACCTGAGGTAGTGATTGTGAAAAGTTAG
- a CDS encoding polymer-forming cytoskeletal protein → MERKWARRSLKVWGMLILMVIGMTTIVFATPMQLQSGDVVEVEAGQLVKGPVFYGGNNIRISGDIMGTGFIAGGTVQIDGTVDGDLFVAGQQVVLNGVITGNLYIAGMDLQINGQILGDVFSAGQKIHLSKDSVVERDFLAAGETIFSSGNLGRQFFGAGTNIVLAGTVQDDVRIAADRLEIRDNAVIEGDLTYTSSKEAIIGTNATLAGVTEWKLPEPTYNEREQQTSIIGTLFAAVSSIIAAILVWFALSMVIPSLWKGTSEPLQKTPFRTLGLGVMILIGTPIIAIIAMVTVVGLPLGLIIMAMYTVGIYITKIIVATAIGYMIAKKFGWNDIHQGFWLVLLGLIILKVLSFVPIVRVIVSIAVILGGLGAILIFFLNRDNKEEVPIEEISEY, encoded by the coding sequence GTGGAGAGAAAATGGGCGAGACGTTCATTAAAAGTTTGGGGTATGCTAATCTTGATGGTAATCGGTATGACGACTATTGTTTTTGCCACTCCAATGCAACTTCAATCGGGAGATGTAGTAGAGGTAGAAGCTGGTCAGCTAGTAAAGGGGCCAGTGTTCTATGGTGGGAATAATATCCGTATTAGTGGCGACATTATGGGCACGGGATTTATTGCTGGCGGCACAGTGCAGATTGACGGAACGGTTGATGGCGACTTATTTGTTGCTGGGCAACAGGTTGTGCTTAACGGTGTAATTACTGGGAACTTATATATTGCTGGAATGGACTTGCAAATTAACGGTCAAATTCTAGGCGATGTATTCAGCGCAGGTCAGAAAATCCATCTAAGCAAGGATAGTGTGGTGGAGAGAGATTTCTTAGCAGCGGGAGAGACGATTTTTAGTTCCGGGAATTTAGGGCGGCAGTTTTTCGGGGCGGGAACGAATATTGTATTAGCTGGCACAGTTCAAGACGATGTGCGAATCGCTGCTGACCGGCTAGAAATACGAGACAATGCTGTGATTGAAGGGGATCTTACATACACAAGTTCTAAAGAAGCAATCATTGGGACAAATGCGACGCTTGCGGGTGTTACAGAATGGAAGCTTCCGGAGCCAACATATAACGAGCGTGAACAGCAAACAAGTATTATAGGGACATTGTTCGCTGCAGTATCTAGTATCATCGCAGCAATCCTCGTATGGTTTGCATTATCGATGGTAATCCCTAGTCTGTGGAAGGGCACGAGTGAACCGTTGCAGAAGACACCTTTCCGTACGTTAGGATTAGGGGTAATGATTTTAATTGGAACACCGATTATTGCTATTATTGCGATGGTTACAGTCGTAGGGTTACCACTCGGGTTGATTATTATGGCAATGTATACGGTCGGAATCTACATTACGAAGATTATCGTAGCTACTGCCATAGGATATATGATTGCCAAGAAGTTTGGGTGGAACGATATTCATCAGGGTTTCTGGCTCGTATTGCTGGGCTTGATTATACTGAAGGTATTATCTTTTGTCCCAATTGTTCGTGTAATCGTAAGCATTGCAGTTATCCTGGGTGGTCTAGGCGCAATTCTAATCTTCTTCTTGAATCGAGACAATAAAGAAGAAGTACCCATTGAAGAAATCAGTGAATATTAA